One genomic window of Mangifera indica cultivar Alphonso unplaced genomic scaffold, CATAS_Mindica_2.1 Un_0018, whole genome shotgun sequence includes the following:
- the LOC123205883 gene encoding phytochromobilin:ferredoxin oxidoreductase, chloroplastic — protein sequence MLSFCFTLKPPSVYSINSCNWRRRKPRVLQISAVSYQKFIDFALSETKRHAFLVPSPLQEHFDTLTAMDEKTELQMSSFQAPKIRLLRSMYIRNEVMQVLDFAVFPKPEFDMPIFCANFFTNASMNIVVLDLNPLHDTTFHREYKEKYYKPLMPLGLKYAKLLPWGGKLTSESIKFFSPIVIWSKFTSSQDKHDALYSAFMEYYKAWLELMDQAVEGIEVSQIMCNCEAQHRYLTWRAEKDPGHGVLKKLIGDTLAKDLLRNFLFSGVNELGSKKFLDYFPEYGCEDGSISEKRSIIGKSFENRPWDSQGEFVGNNIES from the exons ATGTTAAGCTTTTGCTTCACACTTAAGCCTCCTTCAGTCTACAGCATCAACAGTTGCAACTGGAGGAGAAGAAAGCCCCGAGTGCTTCAAATTTCTGCTGTTTCTTACCAGAAATTTATTGACTTTGCTCTCAGTGAAACCAAACGTCATGCTTTTTTGGTCCCTTCTCCTCTGCAG gAACACTTTGATACTTTGACTGCAATGGATGAAAAAACGGAGCTGCAAATGTCATCATTCCAAGCCCCCAAGATAAGACTCCTGCGCAGTATGTATATTCGAAATGAAGTAATGCAG GTTTTGGATTTTGCTGTCTTCCCAAAACCAGAATTTGACATGCCTATATTCTGTGCCAACTTTTTTACAAATGCTAGCATGAACATTGTTGTCCT GGACCTAAATCCTTTGCATGACACCACTTTCCACAGAGAGTACAAAGAGAAGTACTACAAACCATTAATGCCTCTTGGTCTCAAGTATGCCAAG CTTTTACCTTGGGGAGGAAAGCTTACAAGCGAgtctataaaatttttttcacctaTAGTGATATGGAGCAAGTTTACTTCAAGCCAAGACAAGCACGATGCTTTATATTCTGCATTCATGGAATACTATAAG GCATGGCTTGAGTTAATGGACCAAGCAGTAGAGGGGATAGAGGTGTCTCAAATTATGTGTAACTGTGAAGCACAACATAGATATCTAACATGGAGAGCAGAAAAG GATCCAGGTCATGGAGTGCTGAAGAAGCTGATAGGTGATACACTAGCAAAG GACTTGCTGAGAAACTTTTTATTTAGCGGAGTCAACGAACTAGGAAGCAAGAAGTTTCTGGATTACTTTCCTGAGTATGGCTGTGAGGACGGGAGTATAAGTGAAAAGCGCAGCATCATCGGAAAGTCTTTTGAGAACCGCCCCTGGGATTCCCAAGGAGAATTTGTTGGTAACAACATTGAGAGCTAA